A stretch of Dermochelys coriacea isolate rDerCor1 chromosome 6, rDerCor1.pri.v4, whole genome shotgun sequence DNA encodes these proteins:
- the LOC122460629 gene encoding formin-1-like has translation MEGTHTILQLHRPIMELCYVSFYLPKGKVRGFTYKGCVTLDKSNKRFHNCYQVRERSETAEPREQPYENVGDIFFKQTTTKDILTELYKLTAEKERLLANLLSSHNILGIKMGNQEGKLQDASGGLKFKDDDDLLSFKDQQEIILESTNQKPNLRNKKMRKTGRRRESLEEFIIKKVKKKVHGDLEPPLLNRIDMQLGNKRTFPTKFSAGSSSGSFSNSNWQTVENQDDLPFDINIPPERWRKDGDFLECSGTLKSDTDLSDSLSEYDNDVFGSCITHPSAGLLGDAEATLKVMKVQHSSPLLNSFQDSLSNRFEALNETAAAESLHGYEYTEQTYSKKPAARVVAKVQDLRACMQKVIKTHTESDDNLSFTDTQEDKETITLVLSEVCSEFIPKAEVFSIGEATVDSKYTVMQEKECSGCVLQCKEERTQITYESCNLVGAVNKTILKIIQNDSLDEAAEWKRLQQITRADKNLPGSIYGKRATIPQESNKRLFLNLPIHLRTDISQTSTNIKPEEKRPLSPSLVAVCNVFSNSYSGSNAHKQMSPIPSPLSLRLPSPQLHHRILPLPTQNTEEESVLNDYRSGRHEAKNLSFGNDLESQFYLKFPESGELGFSLRQPGLHQCTTGACLEKCTIQEKLTTQTQQQQLCSG, from the coding sequence ATGGAAGGCACTCATACTATCCTCCAACTGCACAGGCCCATTATGGAACTTTGTTATGTCAGCTTCTATCTTCCAAAGGGAAAGGTCAGAGGATTTACATACAAGGGCTGTGTAACTCTAGACAAATCCAATAAACGTTTTCATAACTGCTATCAAGTAAGAGAACGGTCAGAGACAGCAGAACCGAGAGAGCAACCTTATGAAAATGTTGGAGATATTTTTTTCAAGCAAACTACCACTAAAGATATTCTCACTGAGCTGTATAAACTAACTGCTGAAAAAGAAAGGCTGTTAGCTAACCTGCTCAGTTCACACAACATTCTGGGTATTAAAATGGGAAATCAGGAGGGGAAGCTACAGGATGCCTCTGGAGGACTGAAATTTAAAGATGATGATGATCTCTTAAGTTTCAAGGATCAGCAGGAAATCATTTTGGAATCCACAAATCAGAAACCCAACTTGAGAAACAAAAAGATGAGGAAAActggcagaaggagagagagctTGGAGGAGTTCATAATCAAGAAAGTGAAAAAGAAGGTTCACGGCGATTTGGAACCTCCTTTGTTAAACAGGATAGACATGCAACTGGGAAATAAAAGGACATTTCCTACCAAATTTTCTGCTGGCAGCTCTTCTGgttccttttccaattctaactgGCAGACAGTAGAAAACCAGGATGATTTACCATTTGACATAAATATACCAccagaaagatggagaaaagatGGCGATTTTCTTGAGTGCAGTGGGACTTTGAAATCAGATACAGACCTGTCTGATTCTCTATCTGAATATGACAATGATGTGTTTGGAAGTTGTATTACACATCCCAGTGCTGGTCTACTAGGTGATGCAGAGGCTACTCTTAAAGTAATGAaggtgcagcacagcagcccttTGTTGAACTCTTTCCAAGACAGTTTATCTAACAGATTTGAGGCCTTAAACGAGACTGCAGCAGCTGAAAGCCTGCATGGTTATGAGTATACTGAGCAGACCTACAGTAAGAAACCTGCAGCCAGAGTTGTTGCTAAAGTACAGGATTTGAGAGCGTGTATGCAGAAAGTTATAAAAACCCATACAGAGTCTGATGATAACCTTTCTTTCACTGATACTCAAGAAGATAAGGAAACTATTACACTTGTTCTCTCTGAAGTGTGCAGTGAATTTATACCAAAAGCTGAGGTATTCAGTATAGGTGAAGCTACTGTAGACTCTAAGTACACTGTGATGCAGGAAAAGGAATGCAGTGGCTGTGTTTTGCAGTGCAAAGAAGAGAGAACACAGATTACTTATGAGTCATGCAACCTTGTGGGAGCAGTCAATAAAACCATTCTGAAAATTATCCAGAATGACAGTTTAGATGAAGCTGCAGAATGGAAGAGACTACAACAAATTACAAGAGCAGACAAAAACCTACCAGGCTCAATTTATGGCAAAAGAGCAACCATACCCCAGGAGAGCAACAAACGTCTGTTTTTAAATCTGCCAATACACTTAAGAACTGATATTTCTCAGACAAGCACTAACATTAAACCGGAAGAGAAAAGGCCGCTATCACCCTCTTTAGTTGCTGTCTGTAATGTTTTTAGTAATTCATATTCAGGATCCAATGCACACAAACAAATGTCACCTATTCCTTCTCCTTTATCTTTGAGATTGCCTAGTCCACAGCTGCACCATAGGATTCTTCCACTACCTACACAGAACACTGAGGAAGAATCTGTGTTGAATGACTATCGCAGTGGGAGACACGAAGCCAAAAACCTCTCCTTTGGTAATGATTTGGAATCACAGTTCTATCTGAAGTTTCCTGAATCTGGAGAATTGGGATTTTCTTTAAGACAACCAGGCCTACATCAATGCACAACAGGAGCGTGTTTGGAAAAATGCACTATCCAAGAAAAACTAACTactcagacacagcagcagcagctatgttCAGGTTAG